A genomic stretch from Engraulis encrasicolus isolate BLACKSEA-1 chromosome 10, IST_EnEncr_1.0, whole genome shotgun sequence includes:
- the LOC134457630 gene encoding zinc finger MYM-type protein 1-like — translation MEGGDLEFLMKNSFTKLPPKQQLQIIADGRPTPQLENLRSERGKGFRSFKEDNYVRTEWLAGSAKLQKLFCWPCMLFDRDECRLNNPWASCGFADLGNLSRALERHSKSKNHIDCSVKLKYFGRAGSDKTSDVSGGISRQTHNEQVRKNRDVLRRHVVAALYLARQEQVFGGHNERSGTTNRGNFVEFVHSFAELDSTLADHLQTSAMFTGLCSTIQNDIVESIAAVIHKQTEMEIKTSPFIAVQVDDISSISNKRQLAAIVRYVDGKGSVCEHFLGFYDVSSPRDAKAVAAVAMQAIKMYNPKVKLVCQTYDGGCCMSGGQGGVQAVVKSQCPNALFIHCYAHELNHVLAQGTKVIQAARLFFADVDSFRCFFSQSRKRSAFLYEVDHSARGTIPGGPAMRWNFKSRPIYAIHEGRVSLMAAFDRIMVEPGWDKETIALSMALKHRLEDFDFCFLIGVFQTIFSVTEPLLQVLQSMWTVDIKRCQECVKDKLGVIASLRTDESFSGLYDKAVQLVGEPAPPRRKRRRRNCDDMEQGLNQHQDAELKTLTSFRQLYYQILDSIAEHMTQRFADMERISFFRLLEHTLFEYFCKPIAFPIKELAQLIKTYPYFEEPRLRKELRALYTNTIFHKSPPDLLRLLIEDGLKNSFPEVTKLLKLVLTIPATSTTAERSFSCLERTEMYLRNTCGEDRLVNLAQISINSAVVDELKASEHFYDAVIDHFANVKGRQMEFNFK, via the coding sequence ATGGAGGGAGGAGATTTGGAGTTTTTGATGAAAAATAGTTTTACTAAACTGCCTCCTAAACAACAGCTCCAAATCATAGCTGATGGCAGACCGACACCACAACTCGAGAACTTGAGATCTGAGAGGGGAAAAGGTTTCAGGTCCTTCAAGGAGGACAATTATGTCCGCACGGAGTGGCTAGCTGGCAGTGCTAAGTTGCAAAAACTATTTTGCTGGCCGTGTATGCTCTTTGACAGAGATGAATGCAGGTTAAATAATCCATGGGCGTCTTGTGGATTTGCGGATCTTGGTAACCTATCCCGTGCGCTCGAAAGGCATTCAAAAAGTAAAAACCACATTGATTGTTCCGTTAAACTCAAGTACTTTGGGCGTGCTGGATCTGACAAGACCTCAGACGTCTCTGGAGGTATTAGCAGGCAAACGCACAATGAGCAGGTCAGAAAAAACAGAGATGTACTGAGGAGACATGTGGTCGCTGCACTATATCTTGCCCGCCAAGAACAGGTGTTTGGGGGTCACAACGAGAGATCTGGCACTACAAACAGGGGCAACTTTGTGGAATTTGTTCATTCCTTTGCAGAGTTGGACAGCACACTAGCAGATCATTTGCAGACATCCGCCATGTTCACTGGCCTGTGTAGCACCATACAGAACGACATTGTGGAAAGTATCGCAGCCGTCATCCACAAACAGactgaaatggaaataaaaaccTCTCCCTTCATTGCTGTGCAAGTGGATGACATATCAAGCATATCAAACAAACGCCAACTCGCAGCCATTGTCAGATATGTCGATGGAaagggtagtgtgtgtgagcatttccTGGGCTTTTACGACGTGAGCTCTCCCAGAGATGCCAAAGCTGTAGCCGCTGTTGCAATGCAAGCTATTAAGATGTACAATCCAAAGGTGAAATTAGTTTGTCAGACTTACGATGGTGGCTGCTGCATGAGTGGAGGGCAGGGTGGGGTGCAAGCTGTAGTGAAGTCCCAGTGTCCTAATGCACTGTTCATCCACTGTTATGCACACGAACTGAACCACGTTTTGGCCCAAGGCACAAAGGTCATTCAGGCGGCAAGACTCTTCTTTGCCGACGTTGATTCTTTCCGCTGCTTCTTTTCACAATCACGTAAAAGATCAGCATTTCTGTACGAAGTTGACCATTCCGCGCGTGGAACCATTCCTGGGGGTCCTGCCATGAGGTGGAACTTCAAGAGCCGCCCTATTTATGCCATCCATGAGGGTCGCGTGTCACTTATGGCGGCCTTTGACAGGATCATGGTTGAGCCTGGATGGGACAAAGAAACCATTGCGCTGAGTATGGCTTTGAAGCACAGGCTTGAGGATTTTGACTTCTGTTTCTTAATCGGAGTCTTTCAGACCATCTTCAGTGTCACTGAGCCTCTTCTGCAAGTCCTGCAAAGTATGTGGACAGTGGACATCAAAAGATGTCAGGAATGCGTCAAGGACAAACTTGGTGTAATCGCATCCTTGCGCACAGATGAGAGCTTTAGTGGCCTCTATGACAAAGCGGTTCAGCTGGTCGGAGAACCTGCGCCGCCACGGCGCAAACGCCGGCGCCGCAATTGTGATGACATGGAACAGGGATTGAACCAGCACCAAGACGCTGAGCTGAAAACCTTGACTTCTTTCCGACAACTGTACTACCAAATTCTTGACAGCATTGCAGAGCATATGACTCAAAGATTTGCAGACATGGAGCGCATCAGCTTCTTTCGATTGCTGGAGCACACCTTGTTTGAATATTTCTGCAAGCCTATTGCATTTCCCATCAAAGAGTTGGCCCAGCTGATCAAAACGTATCCATACTTTGAAGAGCCGAGGCTGCGCAAAGAGCTTCGCGCCTTGTATACCAATACGATTTTCCACAAGTCACCACCAGATTTGTTGCGGCTTTTGATTGAGGATGGCCTGAAGAACTCATTTCCCGAGGTTACTAAGCTGCTCAAACTTGTGTTGACTATACCAGCCACAAGCACAACCGCCGAGCGCTCTTTTTCCTGTCTTGAAAGGACCGAAATGTACTTGCGAAACACATGCGGCGAAGACAGGCTCGTGAACCTTGCTCAGATCTCCATTAATTCTGCTGTAGTGGATGAGTTGAAGGCTAGTGAACATTTCTATGATGCAGTCATTGACCACTTCGCAAATGTGAAAGGCAGACAAATGGAATTCAATTTCAAATAA